The following coding sequences lie in one Glycine soja cultivar W05 chromosome 16, ASM419377v2, whole genome shotgun sequence genomic window:
- the LOC114389570 gene encoding uncharacterized protein LOC114389570, with protein MNTFILCDLVQACKKYGRIGDFFWLIDKDLDFNHGLRSCTTDGDILYLVKDALENENEINVYFHHEVDPIPEEVPLMLDLKCHPIPEASNEDDLDDVPVVDHEEVTIDANVGGGEKGINVDVGGGEEKDVGNPDDEYDNDE; from the exons ATGAACACATTTATCCTATGTGATCTGGTGCAAGCATGTAAGAAGTATGGCAGGATAGGAGATTTTTTTTGGTTGATTGATAAGGACTTAGATTTTAATCATGGGTTAAGGAGTTGTACAACAGATGGAGATATATTATACTTAGTGAAGGATGCTTTGGAAAATGAGAATGAGATAAACGTTTATTTTCATCATGAAGTAGATCCAATTCCAGAAGAAGTCCCACTGATGTTGGACTTGAAATGTCATCCAATTCCAGAAGCTAGTAATGAGGATGATTTAGATGATGTACCTGTTGTTGACCATGAGGAag TCACCATTGATGCAAATGTTGGTGGTGGAGAGAAAGGTATTAATGTGGATGTTGGTGGTGGTGAAGAGAAAGATGTTGGTAATCCTGATGATGAATATGACAATGATGAGTGA
- the LOC114390187 gene encoding uncharacterized protein LOC114390187, translating into MRYYSQFKHLSHFLKTLTQPQNPTFVSPRISQNPRPLPFHARECSSSSASQSQGSEKVAAIVDELMGLTLLEVMDLVEVMREKCGVNELSIAMLMVPGMGVPRGVPNGGGGGAAGVAEVKAVEKTAFDVKLEGFDAAAKIKVIKEVRTFTSLGLKEAKDLVEKVPAVLKKGVTKEEAESIIAKMKEVGAKVSME; encoded by the coding sequence ATGAGGTATTATTCCCAATTCAAACACTTATCCCATTTCCTCAAAACCCTAACCCAACCCCAAAACCCTACCTTTGTTTCCCCGCGGATCTCACAGAACCCTCGACCTCTTCCGTTCCACGCGCGCGAGTGCAGCAGCAGCAGCGCGTCGCAGTCACAGGGTTCGGAGAAGGTGGCGGCGATCGTGGACGAGTTGATGGGGCTGACGCTGCTGGAAGTGATGGATCTGGTGGAGGTGATGCGCGAGAAGTGCGGCGTCAACGAGCTTTCGATCGCGATGCTCATGGTGCCCGGAATGGGCGTGCCGAGGGGTGTTCCGAATGGTGGCGGCGGAGGCGCTGCCGGGGTAGCGGAGGTGAAGGCAGTGGAGAAGACGGCGTTCGATGTGAAGCTCGAGGGTTTCGATGCGGCGGCGAAGATCAAGGTGATCAAGGAGGTGAGGACGTTTACGAGCTTGGGGTTGAAGGAGGCCAAGGATTTGGTGGAGAAGGTCCCTGCGGTGTTGAAGAAAGGGGTCACAAAAGAAGAGGCTGAGAGTATCATTGCCAAGATGAAGGAGGTTGGCGCTAAGGTTTCCATGGAGTAA
- the LOC114389736 gene encoding peroxidase 72-like, which yields MANSMSFFLLLSLLAFAPLCLCHYNQEGYLYPQFYDYSCPQVQHIVKSVLAKYVAEQPRLAASILRLHFHDCFVKGCDASLLLDSSVNIISEKGSNPNRNSARGFEVVDAIKAELERKCPSTVSCADILTLAARDSVVLTGGPSWEVPLGRRDSLGASISGSNNNIPAPNNTFQTILTKFNLQGLDLVDLVALSGGHTIGNARCTTFKQRLYNQSGNGEPDSTLDQYYAATLRNRCPSSGGDQNLFFLDYATPYKFDNSYFTNLLAYKGLLSSDQVLFTMNQESAELVKLYAERNDIFFEQFAKSMIKMGNISPLTNSKGEIRENCRRINA from the exons ATGGCCAATTCCATGAGCTTTTTCCTGCTTCTTTCTTTACTAGCTTTTGCTCCCTTGTGCCTCTGTCACTATAACCAAGAGGGTTACCTCTACCCTCAGTTTTATGACTATTCATGCCCACAAGTTCAGCATATTGTCAAGTCTGTCCTTGCCAAGTATGTTGCAGAGCAACCTCGATTGGCGGCTTCAATTCTCAGGCTTCATTTCCATGATTGTTTTGTCAAG GGTTGTGATGCTTCATTGTTGTTAGATAGCAGTGTAAACATCATCAGTGAGAAGGGATCAAATCCCAACCGTAATTCAGCTAGAGGATTTGAAGTCGTTGATGCAATTAAAGCCGAATTAGAGAGAAAATGCCCTTCTACTGTGTCTTGTGCTGACATCTTGACTCTAGCTGCAAGAGATTCAGTTGTTCTT ACTGGTGGACCAAGCTGGGAAGTACCCTTAGGCAGAAGGGACTCACTAGGTGCAAGCATAAGTGGCTCCAACAACAACATCCCAGCCCCAAACAACACATTCCAGACCATTCTAACTAAATTCAACCTTCAGGGGCTTGATCTTGTTGATCTAGTTGCTCTATCAG GGGGGCACACTATAGGAAATGCCAGGTGCACCACCTTCAAGCAAAGACTCTATAACCAAAGTGGCAATGGCGAGCCAGATTCTACTCTTGACCAATACTATGCTGCTACATTGCGTAATAGGTGTCCAAGCTCTGGGGGTGACCAGAATCTGTTCTTCCTAGACTATGCCACCCCATACAAATTTGACAACAGCTACTTCACGAACCTTTTGGCTTACAAGGGTCTCTTGAGTTCTGATCAAGTCCTCTTCACAATGAACCAAGAATCAGCTGAACTAGTGAAGTTGTATGCTGAAAGAAACGACATTTTCTTTGAGCAATTCGCCAAGTCCATGATCAAGATGGGAAACATATCTCCTTTGACGAATTCAAAGGGAGAGATAAGAGAGAATTGCAGGAGGATTAACGCTTGA